A region from the Brassica napus cultivar Da-Ae chromosome C8, Da-Ae, whole genome shotgun sequence genome encodes:
- the LOC106415077 gene encoding ABC transporter F family member 4 produces the protein MGKKKSDESAPPTKGKPSGKDSSKEPKKEKLSVSAMLASMDQKEDKPKKGSSSSSRARPAPKKDSPYGDMDLPSSDDEDEGDSDEEQRQAEARRKLKSEQRHLDISVTDKEQKKREMKERAALQAIELAKREALRDDHDAFTVVIGSKTSVLEGEDTADANVKDITIESFSVSARGKELLKNASVKISHGKRYGLVGPNGMGKSTLLKLLAWRKIPVPKNIDVLLVEQEVVGDDKSALLAVVSANEELVKLREEAAALQNSSCEGDDEDDSGEKLAELYERLQILGSDAAESQASKILAGLGFTKDMQVRPTKSFSGGWRMRISLARALFVQPTLLLLDEPTNHLDLRAVLWLEEYLCRWKKTLVVVSHDRDFLNTVCTDIIHLHDQNLHFYRGNFDGFETGYEQRRKEMNKKFEIYDKQVKAAKRSGNRAQQEKVKDKAKFTAAKEASKSKGKGKAVDEDGPAPEAPRKWRDYSVEFHFPEPTELTPPLLQLIEVSFCYPNRPDFRLSDVDVGIDMGTRVAIVGPNGAGKSTLLNLLAGDLVPSEGEVRRSQKLRIGRYSQHFVDLLTMGETPVQYLLRLHPDQEGFSKQEAVRAKLGKFGLPSHNHLTPIAKLSGGQKARVVFTSISMSKPHILLLDEPTNHLDMQSIDALADALEEFSGGVVLVSHDSRLISRVCEDDEKSQIWVVEDGTVSFFDGTFEEYKEDLQREIRAEVDE, from the coding sequence ATGGGTAAGAAGAAGTCAGACGAGAGTGCCCCTCCCACGAAGGGGAAGCCAAGTGGGAAAGATTCATCTAAAGAACCCAAAAAGGAGAAGCTTTCAGTCTCTGCGATGCTTGCAAGCATGGATCAGAAAGAGGATAAACCCAAGAAaggttcttcttcatcatccagAGCCAGGCCTGCTCCTAAGAAGGATTCTCCCTACGGTGACATGGACCTTCCTTCTTCTGACGATGAAGACGAAGGAGATTCTGATGAGGAGCAGAGACAGGCGGAAGCGAGGAGGAAGCTGAAGAGCGAACAGAGGCATCTCGATATCTCCGTGACTGATAAGGAGCAGAAGAAGCGAGAGATGAAAGAGAGAGCGGCTCTTCAGGCTATTGAGCTTGCGAAGAGGGAGGCTTTGAGGGATGACCATGATGCCTTCACTGTTGTTATTGGAAGCAAGACGTCTGTGCTTGAAGGGGAAGACACGGCTGATGCGAATGTCAAGGATATCACGATTGAGTCTTTTTCAGTCTCTGCTAGGGGTAAGGAGCTTTTGAAGAATGCTTCTGTTAAGATATCGCATGGGAagaggtatggactggttgggccTAATGGAATGGGGAAGTCTACTTTGTTGAAGCTTTTAGCGTGGAGGAAGATTCCAGTTCCGAAGAATATCGATGTTCTTCTCGTTGAGCAAGAGGTGGTTGGTGATGACAAGAGCGCTTTGCTAGCAGTTGTTTCCGCCAATGAGGAGTTGGTTAAGCTACGGGAAGAAGCTGCAGCTCTTCAGAATTCGTCTTGTGAAGGTGACGATGAAGATGATTCTGGAGAAAAGCTTGCTGAGTTGTATGAGAGGCTACAGATCTTAGGGTCAGATGCGGCTGAATCACAGGCGTCTAAGATTCTCGCTGGGTTGGGTTTCACAAAAGACATGCAAGTGCGTCCGACCAAGTCATTCAGTGGTGGGTGGAGGATGAGAATATCGTTAGCTAGAGCTCTCTTTGTGCAGCCTACTCTTCTGTTGTTAGATGAACCTACAAACCATCTTGACCTGAGAGCTGTTCTCTGGCTAGAGGAGTATCTATGCCGCTGGAAGAAGACGTTGGTTGTTGTTTCCCACGACCGGGACTTCCTCAACACTGTCTGCACGGATATAATTCACTTGCATGACCAGAATCTCCACTTCTACCGTGGTAACTTCGATGGTTTCGAAACTGGATATGAGCAGAGACGCAAGGAGATGAACAAGAAGTTTGAGATTTACGATAAACAGGTGAAAGCAGCTAAGAGATCTGGAAACCGTGCTCAACAGGAGAAGGTCAAGGACAAGGCCAAGTTTACCGCAGCGAAAGAAGCATCCAAGAGCAAGGGAAAAGGTAAGGCGGTGGATGAGGATGGTCCAGCACCTGAAGCTCCGAGAAAGTGGAGAGATTATAGCGTTGAGTTTCATTTTCCAGAACCCACCGAGCTCACTCCTCCTCTTCTGCAGTTGATTGAGGTTAGCTTCTGCTACCCGAATAGACCAGACTTCAGGCTCTCGGATGTTGATGTGGGTATCGATATGGGTACAAGGGTTGCTATAGTTGGGCCTAATGGAGCTGGAAAGTCCACTCTTTTGAACCTTCTCGCTGGAGATTTAGTTCCAAGCGAAGGTGAAGTGAGGAGAAGCCAGAAGCTGAGGATTGGGAGATATTCTCAGCACTTTGTTGACCTGTTAACAATGGGGGAAACACCGGTTCAGTATCTTCTCCGCCTTCATCCTGACCAAGAGGGATTCAGCAAACAAGAAGCGGTGCGTGCTAAGCTAGGAAAGTTTGGGCTACCAAGTCACAACCACTTGACTCCGATTGCGAAACTGTCTGGTGGACAAAAAGCTAGAGTTGTGTTCACTTCGATCTCCATGTCGAAGCCACACATTTTGCTTCTCGACGAGCCTACGAATCACTTAGACATGCAGAGCATAGATGCGTTGGCTGATGCGCTAGAGGAGTTCAGTGGAGGAGTTGTGCTGGTGAGTCACGACTCTAGGCTCATATCACGTGTCTGTGAGGATGATGAGAAGAGTCAGATTTGGGTTGTGGAAGACGGAACTGTGTCTTTCTTCGATGGCACGTTTGAAGAGTACAAGGAAGATCTCCAAAGAGAGATCAGAGCAGAGGTTGATGAgtga